A portion of the Aricia agestis chromosome 1, ilAriAges1.1, whole genome shotgun sequence genome contains these proteins:
- the LOC121733203 gene encoding pre-mRNA-splicing factor CWC22 homolog isoform X2: protein MEYRSSKRIKDDKYSDNEASEEKHRDRRSKRRRSRSRTPKENRNENRSKRRHSKSPARNDEKQKRTHVKDAETKPDPPVRKAKETDMLNTRTGGAYIPPARLRMMQAQITDKSSVAYQRLAWEALKKSIHGHINKINVGNIGIIIKELLKENIVRGRGLLCRSVIQAQAASPTFTNVYAALVSAVNSRFPNIGELLLKRLVIQFKRGFKRNDKATCISSASFIAHLVNQKVAHEILALELLTLLVETPTDDSVEVAIAFLKECGQKLTEVSSKGCNAIFEMLRNILHEGQLDKRVQYMIEVMFQVWKDGFKDHPAVIEELELVPEEEQFTHLLTLDDATDSQDILNVFKFDDKYEENEQKYKTLSKEILGTDAESGEEDGSDGSGSDESEDEEDDEEKKDVTIIDKTETNLVALRRTIYLTINSSLDFEECAHKLMKMQLKPGQEIELCHMFLDCCAEQRTYEKFYGLLAQRFCNINRIYIGPFEEIFKDSYATAHRLDTNRLRNVSKFFAHLLFTDSISWEVLECVKLNEEDTTSSSRIYIKILFQELAEYMGLKKLNDRLKDPTLQGAFSGVFPRDNPKNTRFSINFFTSIGLGGLTDELREHLKQMPKNVPPPVTEINIDSETSSDSSSSSSSSSSSDSSSSDSSDTEEQSGKKTKGKKGKKDNAKKPQTPEPEEAGSNISAKRWGHDGFYDTYGQGAKRAEPNRSESFRLNEREHENSRRNKYQKSNGDGRKDREKRDRSVDKERRERYDDRNKCNEGDTRSRDKESGRRKERDEEESNRKDRNRHETNHEQRHRRNYEDNETRHKNDSEDETRRRRDEENDTRKRDDDNDNRRRRDDDNNARRERDDGKDTRRKRDDENDARRRQDSANNTRRGQDEEIDIRRKQDDDDHFRRRRNDDDHSRQRRDDENGTRRRRDDDSRRRHEPEKNRETYNVPKRMEETEDTTRRKVDKSESMRRRERENEERSRTEALRQRKDSKKEAREIRENNDEARQDKKIHRDMLEHESPKDYDRKKYEEQKVEKYSKSKDKRKNKKQKIKQKSDTDSSNTSSESDSSSDSDTGTENSDSNSNRDTNNRNNKKKVQKTKKRNSSDSDTEQKNFSGRYWDNFDIESRNKAENKINRTK from the exons ATGGAGTACAGGTCTAGCAAACGTATAAAAGATGATAAATACAGCGATAACGAAGCATCTGAGGAAAAGCATAGGGATAGAAGATCCAAAAGACGTCGATCAAGATCTAGGACACCCAAAGAAAACCGAAACGAGAACCGATCCAAGCGTAGACATTCGAAGTCGCCAGCTAGAAACGACGAAAAGCAAAAACGTACACATGTAAAAGATGCTGAAACTAAGCCAGATCCACCCGTCAGAAAGGCAAAAGAGACTGACATGCTCAACACACGGACTGGAGGTGCTTACATTCCTCCTGCACGTCTCCGGATGATGCAAGCACAAATAACCGATAAGTCGTCAGTCGCATATCAGAGACTCGCCTGGGAAGCTCTGAAAAAGTCGATTCACGGACACATCAACAAGATCAATGTCGGTAATATCGGCATCATTATAAAAGAGCTTCTAAAAGAAAACATAGTGCGAGGTCGCGGTTTACTCTGTCGGTCAGTCATACAGGCCCAAGCTGCGTCGCCTACGTTCACTAATGTATACGCGGCTCTCGTCTCCGCCGTTAATTCGCGTTTTCCGAATATTGGAGAGCTCCTACTAAAAAGGCTGGTGATTCAATTTAAAAGAGGTTTCAAACGCAACGACAAGGCTACCTGTATTTCGTCAGCTTCTTTCATTGCTCATCTCGTAAATCAAAAAGTTGCACACGAAATTTTGGCCTTGGAGTTACTGACACTACTTGTGGAGACACCTACTGATGATTCAGTCGAAGTTGCAATAGCCTTCTTAAAGGAATGCGGACAGAAATTAACAGAAGTCTCTTCAAAAGGTTGTAATGCTATATTTGAAATGCTTAGAAATATTCTACATGAGGGGCAGCTGGATAAAAGAGTTCAGTACATGATAGAAGTTATGTTCCAAGTTTGGAAAGACGGGTTCAAGGACCACCCCGCCGTTATAGAGGAGTTGGAGCTGGTGCCAGAAGAGGAGCAGTTCACACACCTTCTTACACTGGACGATGCTACGGATTCACAGGATATTCTGA atgtttttaaatttgatgACAAATATGAAGAAAATGAGCAGAAATATAAGACCCTCAGCAAGGAAATACTCGGGACTGATGCAGAGTCAGGAGAGGAGGATGGCTCCGATGGATCGGGGAGTGATGAGTCCGAAGATGAGGAGGACGACGAGGAAAAGAAAGATGTGACTATCATAGACAAAACTGAAACCAACTTGGTGGCACTACGTAGAACCATCTACCTCACAATAAATTCCAGTTTGGACTTTGAGGAGTGTGCTCATAAACTGATGAAAATGCAGCTGAAACCTGGACAGGAAATTGAACTCTGCCACATGTTCCTAGATTGCTGCGCAGAACAGAGGACATACGAGAAGTTCTATGGTCTTCTAGCCCAGAGGTTCTGTAACATCAACAGAATTTACATAGGTCCATTTGAAGAGATATTCAAAGATTCCTATGCTACTGCACATAGATTAGATACAAATAGGCTTAGGAATGTGAGCAAATTCTTTGCTCATCTCCTGTTCACTGACTCTATCAGCTGGGAAGTGCTGGAGTGTGTCAAGCTGAATGAGGAGGACACTACAAGTTCTAGTAGAATTTACATTAAGATTCTGTTTCAAGAGCTAGCCGAGTACATGGGCTTGAAAAAGCTAAATGACCGTCTCAAGGACCC gacATTGCAAGGGGCTTTCTCTGGGGTATTCCCAAGAGACAATCCAAAGAATACTCGTTTCTCCATCAATTTCTTCACTTCCATTGGTCTTGGTGGTTTGACTGATGAGCTTCGTGAGCATCTCAAACAAATGCCCAAG AATGTTCCACCACCAGTCACAGAAATCAATATAGACAGCGAGACAAGTTCAGATTCCAGTTCCAGCTCTAGTAGTAGTAGCAGCTCTGATTCTTCCTCCAGTGACTCGAGTG ACACAGAAGAGCAAAGTGGAAAAAAAACTAAAGGTAAGAAGGGAAAAAAAGATAATGCAAAGAAGCCCCAGACTCCAGAACCAGAAGAAGCGGGATCCAATATATCAGCAAAGAGGTGGGGTCATGATGGTTTTTATGACACATACGGCCAAGGTGCAAAACGCGCGGAACCAAATAGGTCTGAAAGCTTTAGGCTCAATGAAAGGGAGCATGAAAATAGTAGAAGGAATAAATACCAAAAAAGTAATGGAGACGGTCGTAAAGACCGGGAAAAACGAGACAGAAGTGTAGATAAGGAGAGAAGAGAAAGATATGACGATAGAAATAAATGTAATGAAGGTGATACTAGATCAAGAGATAAAGAAAGTGGAAGAAGAAAAGAAAGAGATGAGGAAGAATCAAACAGAAAAGATAGAAATAGACATGAGACAAATCATGAACAGAGGCATAGAAGAAATTACGAAGACAATGAAACGAGACATAAAAATGACAGCGAAGATGAAACGCGACGTA GGCGGGATGAAGAAAATGACACACGTAAACgagatgatgataatgataacAGACGTAGACGAGATGATGACAATAATGCCAGGCGTGAACGGGATGATGGCAAAGATACGCGACGTAAGCGGGATGATGAAAATGATGCCAGACGAAGACAGGATAGTGCGAATAATACACGACGTGGGCAGGATGAAGAAATTGATATTAGACGTAAGcaagatgatgatgatcattTTAGGCGAAGACGTAATGACGACGATCACAGTAGACAAAGGCGGGATGATGAAAATGGTACTAGACGCCGACGCGATGATGATTCCAGGCGTAGACATGAACCAGAAAAGAACAGAGAAACATATAATGTACCAAAAAGAATGGAAGAAACGGAAGATACAACTCGCAGAAAAGTAGATAAAAGCGAAAGCATGCGAAGAAGAGAAAGAGAAAATGAGGAAAGAAGCAGAACAGAAGCATTACGACAGCGGAAAGATAGTAAAAAAGAAGCTAGAGAAATAAGAGAAAACAATGATGAAGCAAGACAAGACAAAAAAATACACAGAGATATGTTAGAACATGAAAGCCCAAAAGATTacgatagaaaaaaatacgaggaacaaaaggttgaaaaatattcaaaaagtaAGGATAAAAGaaagaataaaaaacaaaaaataaaacaaaaaagtgaCACAGACAGCAGCAACACAAGTTCTGAGAGTGATTCAAGTTCCGATAGTGACACTGGTACAGAAAATAGcgattcaaattcaaatagaGACACTAATAACAGGAACAATAAGAAAAAAgttcaaaaaactaaaaaaagaaATTCTAGTGACTCAGACACTGAACAAAAGAATTTTTCTGGTCGGTATTGGGATAATTTTGACATTGAAAGTCGCAATAAAGcagaaaacaaaattaataggACAAAGtag
- the LOC121733203 gene encoding pre-mRNA-splicing factor CWC22 homolog isoform X1, whose product MEYRSSKRIKDDKYSDNEASEEKHRDRRSKRRRSRSRTPKENRNENRSKRRHSKSPARNDEKQKRTHVKDAETKPDPPVRKAKETDMLNTRTGGAYIPPARLRMMQAQITDKSSVAYQRLAWEALKKSIHGHINKINVGNIGIIIKELLKENIVRGRGLLCRSVIQAQAASPTFTNVYAALVSAVNSRFPNIGELLLKRLVIQFKRGFKRNDKATCISSASFIAHLVNQKVAHEILALELLTLLVETPTDDSVEVAIAFLKECGQKLTEVSSKGCNAIFEMLRNILHEGQLDKRVQYMIEVMFQVWKDGFKDHPAVIEELELVPEEEQFTHLLTLDDATDSQDILNVFKFDDKYEENEQKYKTLSKEILGTDAESGEEDGSDGSGSDESEDEEDDEEKKDVTIIDKTETNLVALRRTIYLTINSSLDFEECAHKLMKMQLKPGQEIELCHMFLDCCAEQRTYEKFYGLLAQRFCNINRIYIGPFEEIFKDSYATAHRLDTNRLRNVSKFFAHLLFTDSISWEVLECVKLNEEDTTSSSRIYIKILFQELAEYMGLKKLNDRLKDPTLQGAFSGVFPRDNPKNTRFSINFFTSIGLGGLTDELREHLKQMPKNVPPPVTEINIDSETSSDSSSSSSSSSSSDSSSSDSSDTEEQSGKKTKGKKGKKDNAKKPQTPEPEEAGSNISAKRWGHDGFYDTYGQGAKRAEPNRSESFRLNEREHENSRRNKYQKSNGDGRKDREKRDRSVDKERRERYDDRNKCNEGDTRSRDKESGRRKERDEEESNRKDRNRHETNHEQRHRRNYEDNETRHKNDSEDETRRTKDDSRRSRDENNMRRRDEENDTRKRDDDNDNRRRRDDDNNARRERDDGKDTRRKRDDENDARRRQDSANNTRRGQDEEIDIRRKQDDDDHFRRRRNDDDHSRQRRDDENGTRRRRDDDSRRRHEPEKNRETYNVPKRMEETEDTTRRKVDKSESMRRRERENEERSRTEALRQRKDSKKEAREIRENNDEARQDKKIHRDMLEHESPKDYDRKKYEEQKVEKYSKSKDKRKNKKQKIKQKSDTDSSNTSSESDSSSDSDTGTENSDSNSNRDTNNRNNKKKVQKTKKRNSSDSDTEQKNFSGRYWDNFDIESRNKAENKINRTK is encoded by the exons ATGGAGTACAGGTCTAGCAAACGTATAAAAGATGATAAATACAGCGATAACGAAGCATCTGAGGAAAAGCATAGGGATAGAAGATCCAAAAGACGTCGATCAAGATCTAGGACACCCAAAGAAAACCGAAACGAGAACCGATCCAAGCGTAGACATTCGAAGTCGCCAGCTAGAAACGACGAAAAGCAAAAACGTACACATGTAAAAGATGCTGAAACTAAGCCAGATCCACCCGTCAGAAAGGCAAAAGAGACTGACATGCTCAACACACGGACTGGAGGTGCTTACATTCCTCCTGCACGTCTCCGGATGATGCAAGCACAAATAACCGATAAGTCGTCAGTCGCATATCAGAGACTCGCCTGGGAAGCTCTGAAAAAGTCGATTCACGGACACATCAACAAGATCAATGTCGGTAATATCGGCATCATTATAAAAGAGCTTCTAAAAGAAAACATAGTGCGAGGTCGCGGTTTACTCTGTCGGTCAGTCATACAGGCCCAAGCTGCGTCGCCTACGTTCACTAATGTATACGCGGCTCTCGTCTCCGCCGTTAATTCGCGTTTTCCGAATATTGGAGAGCTCCTACTAAAAAGGCTGGTGATTCAATTTAAAAGAGGTTTCAAACGCAACGACAAGGCTACCTGTATTTCGTCAGCTTCTTTCATTGCTCATCTCGTAAATCAAAAAGTTGCACACGAAATTTTGGCCTTGGAGTTACTGACACTACTTGTGGAGACACCTACTGATGATTCAGTCGAAGTTGCAATAGCCTTCTTAAAGGAATGCGGACAGAAATTAACAGAAGTCTCTTCAAAAGGTTGTAATGCTATATTTGAAATGCTTAGAAATATTCTACATGAGGGGCAGCTGGATAAAAGAGTTCAGTACATGATAGAAGTTATGTTCCAAGTTTGGAAAGACGGGTTCAAGGACCACCCCGCCGTTATAGAGGAGTTGGAGCTGGTGCCAGAAGAGGAGCAGTTCACACACCTTCTTACACTGGACGATGCTACGGATTCACAGGATATTCTGA atgtttttaaatttgatgACAAATATGAAGAAAATGAGCAGAAATATAAGACCCTCAGCAAGGAAATACTCGGGACTGATGCAGAGTCAGGAGAGGAGGATGGCTCCGATGGATCGGGGAGTGATGAGTCCGAAGATGAGGAGGACGACGAGGAAAAGAAAGATGTGACTATCATAGACAAAACTGAAACCAACTTGGTGGCACTACGTAGAACCATCTACCTCACAATAAATTCCAGTTTGGACTTTGAGGAGTGTGCTCATAAACTGATGAAAATGCAGCTGAAACCTGGACAGGAAATTGAACTCTGCCACATGTTCCTAGATTGCTGCGCAGAACAGAGGACATACGAGAAGTTCTATGGTCTTCTAGCCCAGAGGTTCTGTAACATCAACAGAATTTACATAGGTCCATTTGAAGAGATATTCAAAGATTCCTATGCTACTGCACATAGATTAGATACAAATAGGCTTAGGAATGTGAGCAAATTCTTTGCTCATCTCCTGTTCACTGACTCTATCAGCTGGGAAGTGCTGGAGTGTGTCAAGCTGAATGAGGAGGACACTACAAGTTCTAGTAGAATTTACATTAAGATTCTGTTTCAAGAGCTAGCCGAGTACATGGGCTTGAAAAAGCTAAATGACCGTCTCAAGGACCC gacATTGCAAGGGGCTTTCTCTGGGGTATTCCCAAGAGACAATCCAAAGAATACTCGTTTCTCCATCAATTTCTTCACTTCCATTGGTCTTGGTGGTTTGACTGATGAGCTTCGTGAGCATCTCAAACAAATGCCCAAG AATGTTCCACCACCAGTCACAGAAATCAATATAGACAGCGAGACAAGTTCAGATTCCAGTTCCAGCTCTAGTAGTAGTAGCAGCTCTGATTCTTCCTCCAGTGACTCGAGTG ACACAGAAGAGCAAAGTGGAAAAAAAACTAAAGGTAAGAAGGGAAAAAAAGATAATGCAAAGAAGCCCCAGACTCCAGAACCAGAAGAAGCGGGATCCAATATATCAGCAAAGAGGTGGGGTCATGATGGTTTTTATGACACATACGGCCAAGGTGCAAAACGCGCGGAACCAAATAGGTCTGAAAGCTTTAGGCTCAATGAAAGGGAGCATGAAAATAGTAGAAGGAATAAATACCAAAAAAGTAATGGAGACGGTCGTAAAGACCGGGAAAAACGAGACAGAAGTGTAGATAAGGAGAGAAGAGAAAGATATGACGATAGAAATAAATGTAATGAAGGTGATACTAGATCAAGAGATAAAGAAAGTGGAAGAAGAAAAGAAAGAGATGAGGAAGAATCAAACAGAAAAGATAGAAATAGACATGAGACAAATCATGAACAGAGGCATAGAAGAAATTACGAAGACAATGAAACGAGACATAAAAATGACAGCGAAGATGAAACGCGACGTACAAAGGATGATTCAAGACGTAGTCGGGACGAAAATAATATGCGAAGGCGGGATGAAGAAAATGACACACGTAAACgagatgatgataatgataacAGACGTAGACGAGATGATGACAATAATGCCAGGCGTGAACGGGATGATGGCAAAGATACGCGACGTAAGCGGGATGATGAAAATGATGCCAGACGAAGACAGGATAGTGCGAATAATACACGACGTGGGCAGGATGAAGAAATTGATATTAGACGTAAGcaagatgatgatgatcattTTAGGCGAAGACGTAATGACGACGATCACAGTAGACAAAGGCGGGATGATGAAAATGGTACTAGACGCCGACGCGATGATGATTCCAGGCGTAGACATGAACCAGAAAAGAACAGAGAAACATATAATGTACCAAAAAGAATGGAAGAAACGGAAGATACAACTCGCAGAAAAGTAGATAAAAGCGAAAGCATGCGAAGAAGAGAAAGAGAAAATGAGGAAAGAAGCAGAACAGAAGCATTACGACAGCGGAAAGATAGTAAAAAAGAAGCTAGAGAAATAAGAGAAAACAATGATGAAGCAAGACAAGACAAAAAAATACACAGAGATATGTTAGAACATGAAAGCCCAAAAGATTacgatagaaaaaaatacgaggaacaaaaggttgaaaaatattcaaaaagtaAGGATAAAAGaaagaataaaaaacaaaaaataaaacaaaaaagtgaCACAGACAGCAGCAACACAAGTTCTGAGAGTGATTCAAGTTCCGATAGTGACACTGGTACAGAAAATAGcgattcaaattcaaatagaGACACTAATAACAGGAACAATAAGAAAAAAgttcaaaaaactaaaaaaagaaATTCTAGTGACTCAGACACTGAACAAAAGAATTTTTCTGGTCGGTATTGGGATAATTTTGACATTGAAAGTCGCAATAAAGcagaaaacaaaattaataggACAAAGtag
- the LOC121733285 gene encoding rRNA-processing protein UTP23 homolog, which translates to MKITRYKKVQKYLKFYYNNYGFHQPYQVLIDGTFCFSAFKEHINVRDQITKYLNGKAKLLTTRCIIIETEKIAKKTHGALTILKQFGIHECNHKDPVSGSQCILSMVGKKNENHYILATQDRDLQEKLRLKPGIPLLYLHNKSPTLEKPSKASYNKAGLSMESNKYMFISETQNEALKNIKKAMGVEEKLEEQKIIVKRKKPKNPNPLSCKKKKKKSNSGQNTKNKAVLDGKVKKRKKNKIIKIVEAST; encoded by the exons ATGAAGATTACAAGATATAAGAaagttcaaaaatatttaaagttttattacaataaCTATGGATTCCATCAACCATACCAAGTTTTAATCGATGGCACCTTCTGTTTTTCAGCTTTCAAA GAACATATTAATGTGAGAGACCAGATAACTAAGTACTTGAATGGTAAAGCAAAATTATTAACCACTCGATGCATTATCATAGAAACAGAAAAGATTGCCAAGAAGACTCATGGAGCTTTAACAATATTGAAACAATTTGGTATTCACGAATGTAATCACAAGGATCCTGTATCAGGATCTCAGTGTATATTGTCAATGGTGGGCAAGAAAAATGAAAATCACTACATATTAGCAACTCAAGATAGAGATTTACAAGAAAAACTTAGACTTAAACCAGGTATACCACTTTTGTATCTACATAACAAGTCTCCAACGCTGGAAAAGCCATCCAAAGCCAGCTACAATAAAGCTGGTCTCTCTATGGAGTCAAATAAATACATGTTCATAAGTGAAACACAAAATGAAgctttaaaaaacataaaaaaagctATGGGAGTGGAAGAAAAATTAGAGgaacaaaaaataatagtcaaaaGGAAGAAACCTAAAAATCCTAATCCCTTATCatgtaaaaagaagaaaaagaaatcaAACAGTGGccaaaatactaaaaacaaagcAGTTCTTGATGGCAAagtaaagaaaagaaagaaaaataaaataattaaaatagtaGAAGCttcaacataa
- the LOC121733235 gene encoding anaphase-promoting complex subunit 13 produces MDSKYRRNGRLIDIVDEEWRAEQLPHEDIQVPLEELPDPEADSADSHLTLKEQSMRWQENFPEPASSNQN; encoded by the coding sequence ATGGATAGTAAATATCGAAGGAACGGTCGGCTCATCGATATAGTCGACGAGGAATGGAGGGCCGAGCAGTTGCCTCATGAAGATATTCAAGTTCCATTAGAAGAACTACCAGATCCCGAGGCCGACAGTGCGGATTCTCATCTTACACTTAAAGAACAAAGTATGAGGTGGCAGGAAAATTTTCCAGAGCCTGCGAGCAGTAATCAAAACTAG